Genomic segment of Benincasa hispida cultivar B227 chromosome 1, ASM972705v1, whole genome shotgun sequence:
TGGTGATGATCGATGATTTAATATCGTACGAATTTTCTTGACAATCAAATATAGTATGGTTACAACTATTCTGTTAGAATAGTTGAGGTCTAACAAGCTAGATTGAACGTTAATGGATATGAAAGAAAAGGAACTGCTAGCTTGaatttttatcatataatatctCACGTGAACCATGTGctttgtttgaattttgaacatcATTTTCTTAGTTGCATTTTCCTGtgaagttttgatttttgattgaTCAATGGGAAGAAGAAAATCACAATGAAAGATCAGATTTTGACATTCAGAACCGGAGTTCATTCTAAATTTGCATCTTCATGAGCTAGAGtgaaactttttcttttatgcATGTCGCCCGAGTCTCTGACTACTGCTGGTGCTGTGACCTACTGTTTTTACTCCAAAAACAACTTATAATTTATCAGAGATCGGTGCTTGTCTGCTTGATCTTTCTGCCTATTAAGACATGCTAGCATTGTAAAATTTCTTACAGTGGTTCCACATATAGTGAATTTCCTTgaattttattcttttgatgATATACTATGGTATCTTACGACTGAAGTACGTTTCTGAAGTTGGAACTTAAATTTTTTGTGGTAGTCATTTTCACGTACTCGCTCGGATATGCCTCTTAAAGAATGATGTATTTACAAATTGGTATTGAAATGTTGGAACAAATGCTTTTTCTGCTCTCAATTCCGATAGCTGATCATCTAGTTTTATACAGATCTGGCTCAGAATCGTTACCTCGAGGATGAAGCTTTTATTGGTTACTTGAAGTATCTTCAATACTGGCAACGCCCAGAGTATATTAAGTTTATAATGTGAGTCAGTTCTTTCCCTGAACTAAAGAATGAGAATTGATTGTGCTTTTGGTATTGACGTCAATGTTGTTTCTAGGTATCCTCATTGTCTTTTTTTCCTTGAACTtctacaaaattcaaatttccgAAATGCAATGGCTCATCCTGGCAACAAGGTTAGCTTCTGTTCTGTTTTCCCTTTCGAGATCGGGGATAAATATTTAGTTGGACGGTGAAGTTTTTGCGTGCTTGTGTCTGTGCACATCTCTGATAATGTTTTGTTTCTGTTTGTAATGAGATGACAAAATTTAAAGTGTCTTCCATGTCCATCAGTTCACGAGAGATATTTGTTGCTTTCCAAATGGTTTGCTCTTAATATGCTGATATGAccccttttcctttttcctagTATTTTAACACAGTTGCATCATTTGGAATTTCTTAGGAATTGGCACACAGGCAACAATTTTACTTCTGGAAGAACTATAGGAACAATCGTTTGAAACACATTTTACCACGACCTCTGCCTGAACCTGCAGCATTACCACCCCCAGTTTCTGCTCCACCTCAAGCACCTGTGCCTGCCCCAGCCCCCGCGATGGCAGCTTCACCAGCTGGTACACCCGCCCTTTCTCCAATGCAGTATGGTATTCCTCCTGGTTCTGGACTTCCAAAGAACGACATGAAGAGCGCAGGAATTGATCGACGAAAGAGAAAACACGTAATTTATCACATATCATTTGTTAATTTGTCTTTTAAGTTATCAATGCACTCTACTAAGTAGATTAGAGGACATGCCTCTTCCTTTAAACCTTCAAATTCTCATTTACTTCTTTTGTGATTTGACAGGAAAGAAGTATGGGGTAGTTGGTTTCATTAGTCAAAACTAGGGTGAATGCTGGAGCAGCTCATGAGGTAAATCTGGATACAGTGAAAATTAAAGTTCAAAGATGATGGCTTTCATAAACTTTCCATGAGTTTTCCTTCACTTGGGGTCGTGCAAAATATCTCTCTTGCAAACTCATGAACACAAGCGACATGAGCTCGATGTTTACGGGTTTGCGTATGTTCATGGAAGAAGCTCTACGTGGCATTGGTATAAAACCATTCCTAAAGAATCCTTAAAAAAGTTGCTTCATCTATATGTTTGGTTATTTTAGCCATCTATACTCTCTGGTAAGCAGTTCCTTCATTAACAATCCTTTTTATCTCCCTATATTTACTACTTGGACAATTTTCTGGTGTAGCATGAAATGCTATGGTAATATGTGATTATGATATGTAGGAATATGTATTGTAGTCAAGGTTAATGTCCATGTCGAAAATGTGATCCCAATTTTATGGAGATGGtggaaatatcgataaaatgtcAATGGGGATGAATATTCATTAAgaacaataaaattttaaaatatttaattcagtaaacaaatattttatgttattcaAACATTTTCTGTTAATGATATTTTgttgtatattttttatgtttcatgaattttttACTATATATCGTAAATGTCAATTTTGAACTCATATAAATATGGAAGTATCTTGTAAAATTATTTGTCTTTTACAATTTTTACTCGTTAACTTTATCCTAGACATTCTTATTCTTGAATTAAATTCGATCATAACAAAATATACTTGACTGATGACCCATTATAAAtgatttcaaatgttttcccatcatacttataatttttttaatcataaacatacaataattatatataGGCCAAGTAATAAATACTACCACTAAATTTTATTTACCGGACAAAAGAGTTAATGGGTGTAAATGCCTTTATTTAAGGGTTTAATCCATCAACTATTAGCTATCACCAAGTTGATTTTTTGTCCAGCATTTTTAGAggatttttactttattttttaaatgccAAGTTGATTTTTTGTCCAACATTTGTACAAGATTTTTACTTTagttttgaaatgttaaaaGGCTTTTAATAAATATGGTTATTTGAATGAAATGttagtattatatatatatatacattttaagATCGAACTTCAAATTTTAAGGTTTTTAGTACAAGTTCATGTCATACTTATATGTGTTGACATATATAGTTTACCAAAGTGAGCTCAACTATTTATGaccaatttaaattaaatttgttaaaatcattttaaaaaacgCGTTAATTtcacatttattttaaaattagtattGTATTACCTTTTAGATTCTCTTAAAATCAGGTAGAGTTTGTAATGaatattatgttttcaattttatactttaaaaataagGTTTCTTTTATATATCTATCTATTTCTTACCTAATCAAATCTATTTTCTAATCTTTATGAATTGAatgcatcaattttttttttaaaaaagtataccatattaattttattaaaaataaagttattttctttcatttaaaaattaattggtaaCAAACACAATATATCATTCTAaaagtttatttaaaatttaaaattaaaaaataaaaaataatattttttttataaattcatttgaattatttatatctaaaataagatacttttatatttatctatggaagattataacatacttttaagtTTAATGTGAGATTTGTCAACCAttaattgttgatttttctaaaagcaTACTtgctaataattattttaaaagccaATCTCAAACTAAGCCTCACCTTGTTGGATCTCTCATCTCATgatagggttggcaaaaatttCCGGGTCTCTCACTTGATTGGGACGGGGAATCCCTGATTTGACCAAGGATGGGATCAAATTAGAGATCCTAACTGGGTCCTCGGTCGGAGACGGGTATCCCCgcctctgtctcttatacacatctagatgtgtataagagacagatataaaGGTCGGGGATGGATACCCGCAAGGCCGTTTCCCGTGGGAAAATACCCTACAGGGACGGGGAGTCCCCCGGTCCCGACCCGGCCCCGTTGTCAACCCTATCTCAGAGttgttgtaaaaataaaaagaaaaaagaaaaagaaaaacattaattaaaaaaaaaaaaaaaaaaaaccatccaGCTGCATTTTCCTCTATATCACGATATTCGTTTTGGGGATTATTGGATTAGCCAAAGCTCTGTCTGCAGCACTGATAGAAGTGAAGTGGAGCCATGGCCAtccttgcttcttcttcttcttattgttATGGCTCCAAAGCTTTCCTTCTCTCTCAAcgctccttcttcttctccaccATTCCCTCCAAAccctctttctccttcttcctcAAAACCACTTCCCGCTTCTTcgcttcttcttctccaacttctctccaatcttcatcTCTCCACTCTCAAACCCCTTCTTCGCCCAACGTCCTCCAAATTCTCGAACAACGCGGCCTTCTCGATTCCATCACCAGCGACACTCTACGCTCCGCTTGTCTCTCCCCTCTCAAGGTCTATTGCGGCTTCGACCCCACCGCCCAAAGCTTACATTTAGGTAATCTTCTTGGTCTAATCGTTCTCTCTTGGTTCCGCCGATGTGGCCACACCGCCGTCGCTCTCATCGGCGGTGCGACTGCCCGAGTCGGCGACCCCTCGGGCAAGAGCCTCGAGCGGCCCGAACTCGATCTCCACACCTTGGAGGCTAATACTCTCGGTATTACTAATATTATCACTAGAATTTTGGGGAATTCGGGATCGGATTCTAGTTTTTGCCCTAATTTTGTGATTCTTAATAATTATGATTGGTGGAAGGAGTTTAGGTTTTTGGATTTCTTGAAAGAAGTGGGTCGGTTTGCGAGAGTGGGATCGATGATGGCTAAAGAGAGTGTTAAGAGGAGATTGGAATCAGAGCAAGGAATGAGCTATACTGAGTTCACTTATCAGCTCTTGCAGGGATATGATTTTCTTCATCTGTATCAAAACGAGGGAGTTTCTGTTCAGATTGGAGGTAGTGATCAATGGGGGAATATCACTGCAGGGACAGAGCTTATTAGGAAACGTTTGCCTCAAGCTGATGGTGTTTATGGTTTAACATTTCCTCTTCTTTTGAAGAGTGATGGGACAAAATTTGGTAAATCCGAAGACGGCGCTATTTGGCTTTCACCGTCGATGTTATCCCCATACAAGTTCTATCAGTATTTCTTCAGTGTCCCTGATGCTGATGTGGTGAGATTTCTCAGAATTCTCACATTTTTGGATATTGAGGAGATTCAGGACATGGAAAGCCAAATGGCGAAACCTGGGTATTTGCCGAACACGGCACAGAGGCGGCTGGCCGAAGAAGTTACTCGATTTGTTCATGGAGAAGATGGTTTGAGTGAGGCCCTTAAGGCCACTGAAGCATTGAAACCAGGAGCAGAGACAAAGTTGGATTGGAAGATTATTGAAGGGATTGCTGAGGATGTTCCATGCTGCTCATTGGAATATGATCAAGTGTTGAATCTTTCGGTTGTTGATCTTTCAGTTACGTCTGGTTTGCTCGAAAGCAAGTCGGCTGCCCGTCGTTTGCTGAAGCAAGGGGGACTTTATTTGAATAATAGCAGAGTGGATTCTGAGAGTAAAAGAGTTGAAGCGGTAGACATTGTTGATGGAAAAGTTCTACTTTTATCCGCAGGAAAGAAGAACAAGGTGGTTGTAAGGATATCATAACGGAGCTGGTTCAGAAACAGTGCTCATTTATTCACTAACCAACAAGTCCttcattattactattattttttggttgaaattttTTGATAAACTATTTCAAGTTCAAAGTTAAGGCCCAATcttcaaattgatatttatGACATATTTGAGAGTGGTTTTTGAAATGGTTAAGATCACTTTTATCaacttttaattattcaaaatcaattttaatggtGGTAAGATGGTAGTAAGAAAATAATGTTTAAAAatgtgaaataaaatattaaattgattttgaatgataaAACACATGTTTTGAAGGGATTTCAAAcctgacaaaagtgattttaactgGTTCAAAATCCCTCAACTAATTTGCAGCTGAGGAGGTAATTCTTTCAGATAGATGCTGATATGCCATTTAAGGAGGGCAGTGGATGCGGGTTACTTTGATGGGCTGATTCATTACTTCATCTTGCAAGTTATAACTTATAGGTATGTTATATTTGCTGATTGTTGCTTTATGGTTGCCTATCTGTTGAATTCCAATAAATCAGAGAAAACAGTTGGTGAAAGTGTGGGGAATTAGAGAAGTAGAGAGGGGTATTTATTAGGAAGATGAGTTAGGAGAGAGACAATGTTAGGTAGAGCGGGAGCTACATGTGAGAAGTACTGGAGAGACGAAGAGAAGTGAGATGTTGAAATATGGAAATTTTAGAAGAAGTGAACATGGTTTAACTGTAATTGATATGTACTCTTTCCTTGAAGTTGGACGTTCAAATTTTCGCACTCTTCCCTTTGTTGTACTGAAAACAAatggaaattttatttaaaagcatgtttttttttgggttctcaaagttttcataaaattttagaaccaaATACTAAAGGGTTTATGTAAAGGCCGggttttataaaatggaaaaccaAAAACAGAAATAGGCTACAAGATTATGAAGGTGTATTGGGAGAAGCTAATGATGTTAGTGATGTGTTAAGTAGAAATACAGTGTTCAATGACTCTCTTGATgcagtttgtttttatttgataGGAAAATTCAGCAGTGTACAATATGATGGGggatatagttttaaaatcttgTGATGTTAAGGTTAGTAAAAGAATGCAATTAAACCAAAATATCTGgggagattttttttattgtcgATCATATTGGTAAAACATTTCACTGATTGCTTAGACCTcatttgataatgattttgttttagtTTCTAGTTTTATAGTTATGCTTGTtccttttccaattttcttttcatgGTATCACCTTTTTTAAGAAATCTTTAAATTCTCAGTTAgacaacaaaaacaagttttaaactTGTTTTGGTTGTTTAAAACAACGGTTAAAAGtggataacaaaacaaagaaatttagTAGTGGAAGTAGTGATTATAAACCTTATTTTCGTAACAAAAAACtgaatggttatcaaatggtaCTTTAGTTACCTATCTACTAACTTCTAGCAAATGAACCAAAACAATTAGTTGGAATTAGATGTTGAGTTTTTGTCTATTAGATGGCTGATTGTAATGTAGATTTGTTGTGGGTACTCTGTTAGCTAAAGAACAATTCAATTCCGTATCACGTGATTTGCTCTGTTTCTGTAGATAGCCAATGAACTattgtagttttttttcttgCTAGATTTCCTACTAAATGAATTTGTGTTAATAAGTTAGGATATTCGAGTTAGATTATGACATGCTTCGATTAACTCTATTCTATAGTTGATTGTATTGATGCAACATCTAGCGTTGAGAAATTCCCAGGACAtgttatatattatttgatGGATTAGGAGTTTCGAATATGTTTGGAGGCTGAGttaattttgtttcttcttcaaaaCTATGATTAATAGTTGACTGCTGAGCGTTTAGATTATTTTAAACTTGAAACTGCTATAACAAATAAGTTACTtcatttttttgtaaatttttgttacttgagaactaaaaaattaagatcTTGATAACgattttgtctttgaaattatgATTGTTCTTCATTTCTCAATCATGGTTTtcacctcttttgaagaaacacatgaatttcagctcaaattctataatttttttttttttttttaaaagacatTTTTCTAGTTGACTTGAGTTTTCAAACATAAGTAGAAAGTagatgataaaatgaaaatagttttttaagctaaattaaaaaaaatccaatgtaAAGGGGTTTAAATTGCAAGTTTAGTCCCAGAATTTTAACCTTTGTTGTTCGTTTGGTACTTGAATTTTAAGTTTATAAGATGATTGGGACTTCAATCTTATGGAATAGATATTTGaacctttctttttttcttttgaaagaataaaaacTCGAGCTTCAAATATGTCTAATAGGTTTCTAAATGTCTGATTTTGTGTTAATAGGATTTCTCAACTTCTAATTTTGTGCTTAATAGAATTGTGATGTATTCGAACTTTGTGAAAGTTAATTGATCTACTTGTATAAATCAAACATTATCTTTTTAActgtaaatttttaattttgtgtttagtaAAAATTAACTTCTAAATAGTCTCTATTTGGAAATCTATTAGATGCGATCAAAACTTGTATAGACATGGATCAAAAGAACTTAAAATTTAACCAAACTAAAAATTAACTTCTAAATGGTCTCTATTTCTGCTAAAAAGCGTACTCGCtaataatttctatttttttttttttttaaaaaaaataaccacATCTCCTTTCTAGCAATATGACAATAGTAATAGGTTTGTCGAATTCAACAGTGATTATATTAGGGTCACGATCGATAAATTTGGCTAGCGACTCAATTGGGcttgaaattataaattagaTTGAATTGAGTGATTAAAGGTGCACAagtccaaatttcaatttaattcaagtCCATTATGAAAATATGGGCAAAGAAAAGATCATGAAGTACAAATTGTGAGGCAAAGAATTAGTATCACGTATCGATACTTTCAGACACTTTCAAGATACGTATTTCTATGGGTATgggtacttttttttaaagaaaaaagacaagcaactcatctaatcgTTCTCAATCTAAAACTTGTCAATCTATTTAAAAAgatcactactcgagtccaaaactaaaaggaaaaataaataaataacagactagaatcatctaatttCTATCTTTACATTTGAGTCTCCATAAAgtctaccaaaatataaaccatttggatatctttgacaattcaatgaagaagccCTTCGTTTATcctcatacttctccctctaatcttcttctttttctttgtaatatgagtcactttttttttttttttttttttttttttttcagtgtttgtttttttttttttgtactattgttattaatttgtatgctaaatttatctatatcctagattttttttaaagaaaaagaaaatgtatcttcaacgtatcaatATCCCCGTTTCTTAGAAatgcacacatatatatataaatgacgcatccttagacatattcatatcttagttttttagaaattgacgaatcgtcaTATCTGATCGTATTTgtatcgtgtagccgtatctGTATCTGTGTTTCATAGGGTTCAAGCTTAAATTTAGCTCAAGTACAGTTTTCTATAAACAGAGGTCTTATTCTTCATTTTGGAGGGAATTGTTTTGGGAGAACTAAAGATCAGTTTTGAATAATGAAGCTTTGAAGCTTTGAAGACTCAAAGATTGAAGCACTAGAGACTTGAAGGACATGACTCTCTTGAAGCTTTGAGGATCAAAAGAATAAAGCTCCGAAACTTTAAAGAGCGTTAGACTTGAAGACTGAAGACCTTGAAGACAAAAACTTCTCTTAGGTCCTTGAATTCTAAGTTAAAGTTCAAAGAAAACGTAGAAGAAGAACTTTCTTCAACGTtggagaaaaaatattaaaagatcaaatattagagattgtactcactatATTGAAATCAATACAAATATGAAGTtcattcaatatttttataacgtaactaaaaaaaattaatgaattatggCGAAGTGAGCATAACTCAATGATAATTAACGTACATTCGTTTCATCTTAAAAAAACATGCACTTATTCCATTCATTCCTTTGAAGTCATACGTTATTTCTATACTATATTCActaaataataatgatgatgatgataaataaataaattatagattagcattgatttaaaatttaaaactttagaACAAGACCATGTGCACTTAAAAGTTAAAACAAATTTGAAGCTCCATTTGATGTAAAGAAAAGATCAAAACACACTGAACAtatatttcttcttcttatttttttgaaacaaatgagagaaataaaacaaaatggGTATAAACATATCTGTAGTTTAGTCAAGTGGTTGGCATTCAAACCTTTCTATAGGTGAAGTACATTCAATTAAACTGGGTTAAATTCAACCTCCATCAGTGAAggagaaataaaattaaaacaaaggACAGAGAattacttattaaaaaaaattaattttgaccaAAGTTCTCGTGTTTCATCAATTTGGACCTTAAACCTAAAACACATGATGCAATTTTAATATCCGataatttctttagaaaaaaacaacattagagtttttcttcttctttttttctttctttttgaaatttatgggTTTTGAAAATGTTTTCGATAGCTAATTTGTGTATTAGTCAAATTTATCTTTCTACGaaactttattttatagaaattaataagtttatgaagaatttct
This window contains:
- the LOC120071838 gene encoding mediator of RNA polymerase II transcription subunit 31 encodes the protein MASNPGLNEEAAGNPSSPTSVYKDPDDGRQRFLLELEFVQCLANPTYIHYLAQNRYLEDEAFIGYLKYLQYWQRPEYIKFIMYPHCLFFLELLQNSNFRNAMAHPGNKELAHRQQFYFWKNYRNNRLKHILPRPLPEPAALPPPVSAPPQAPVPAPAPAMAASPAGTPALSPMQYGIPPGSGLPKNDMKSAGIDRRKRKHERSMG
- the LOC120081627 gene encoding tyrosine--tRNA ligase, chloroplastic/mitochondrial isoform X2, whose product is MAILASSSSYCYGSKAFLLSQRSFFFSTIPSKPSFSFFLKTTSRFFASSSPTSLQSSSLHSQTPSSPNVLQILEQRGLLDSITSDTLRSACLSPLKVYCGFDPTAQSLHLGNLLGLIVLSWFRRCGHTAVALIGGATARVGDPSGKSLERPELDLHTLEANTLGITNIITRILGNSGSDSSFCPNFVILNNYDWWKEFRFLDFLKEVGRFARVGSMMAKESVKRRLESEQGMSYTEFTYQLLQGYDFLHLYQNEGVSVQIGGSDQWGNITAGTELIRKRLPQADGVYGLTFPLLLKSDGTKFGKSEDGAIWLSPSMLSPYKFYQYFFSVPDADVVRFLRILTFLDIEEIQDMESQMAKPGYLPNTAQRRLAEEVTRFVHGEDGLSEALKATEALKPGAETKLDWKIIEGIAEDVPCCSLEYDQVLNLSVVDLSVTSGLLESKSAARRLLKQGGLYLNNSRVDSESKRVEAVDIVDGKVLLLSAGKKNKLRR
- the LOC120081627 gene encoding tyrosine--tRNA ligase, chloroplastic/mitochondrial isoform X1 yields the protein MAILASSSSYCYGSKAFLLSQRSFFFSTIPSKPSFSFFLKTTSRFFASSSPTSLQSSSLHSQTPSSPNVLQILEQRGLLDSITSDTLRSACLSPLKVYCGFDPTAQSLHLGNLLGLIVLSWFRRCGHTAVALIGGATARVGDPSGKSLERPELDLHTLEANTLGITNIITRILGNSGSDSSFCPNFVILNNYDWWKEFRFLDFLKEVGRFARVGSMMAKESVKRRLESEQGMSYTEFTYQLLQGYDFLHLYQNEGVSVQIGGSDQWGNITAGTELIRKRLPQADGVYGLTFPLLLKSDGTKFGKSEDGAIWLSPSMLSPYKFYQYFFSVPDADVVRFLRILTFLDIEEIQDMESQMAKPGYLPNTAQRRLAEEVTRFVHGEDGLSEALKATEALKPGAETKLDWKIIEGIAEDVPCCSLEYDQVLNLSVVDLSVTSGLLESKSAARRLLKQGGLYLNNSRVDSESKRVEAVDIVDGKVLLLSAGKKNKVVVRIS